The DNA sequence CGGCACCGGGCTCGGCGTCCGGGCGTACTCGATCATCGAGCAGGGAAAGATCGACCAGGTCCTCTCCTCGAAGCCGCAGGATCGCCGAAAGCTGATCGAAGAGGCGGCTGGGATCACGAAGTACAAGGCGCGCAAGCGCGCGGCCGAGCTCAAGCTCGAGGAGACCCGCGCCAACCTCACGCGCCTCTCCGACATCGTCTCCGAGGTGGACCGCGCGTGCGCGTCGCTCAAGCGCCAGGCATCGAAGGCGGAGCGGTACAAGGAGCGCACGGAGCTGCTCCGGGAGAAACGGCTTCTGCTCGCGCGTCTGACATTCGACGCGCTTTCCGAGGAGTCGCGCCAGGCGTCGGCCGCGCTCGCCGAACGGCGGGACGAGGAGGCGGCCGCGGCCGCCGACCTCGCCGCGTGCGAAGCGGCGGAGGCGGAATCGCGCCGGCTGGCGATCGACGCCCGCGCCCGCCGGGAGCAGGCGCGCGAAGAGCTCGCCGCGATCACGTCCGCGGTCGAGCGCGACGACGCCGCGATCGAAGCGGCCCGGCGGGCCGAGATCGAGATCGCGGCGCGGCGAGAAGCCGTCGCGCGCGACTCGGATCAGCTCGCGCGGGAATCGGCGGCGCGCTCCGAGACGCGCCGGCGTCTCGAGGAGGAGCGGGGCGCCCGCCGCGCCGAGTTCGATTCCGCGGAGATCGGGAAGCGCACGGCGTCGCAACGGCGGCGCGTCGCCGAGGAGCGCATGGCCGCGATCGAGGGCGGGCTCGACGCCGCGCGTCAGGAGCTCGCCGGGGCGACCGCCGAGCGTGCGCAGGCGAGGAACGCCCGGCACGAGATCGACCTCGCGCTCGAGCGGACCGCGGCGGCGAGGAGCCGCCTCGGCGAAGCCGCGGGACGTCTCGAAGCGGCCGTGGCCGCGCTCGACGGGGAGCTCGCCGCGGCGGAATCGGACGAGCGCGAGAGGGCGGAGTCGGCCCGCGCCGCCGCCGCGGCCTTCGAGGAGACCGAGGCCCGCCTGCGGGAGACCGCCGCGCGGGTCGCGTCGCTCGAGGAGGAGCGCGGCCGCGCCCGGGAAGAGATCGCGGTCCTCGAGCAGCGCGCGGAGGCCCTCGAGCACGCCCGCGAGGACCGGGAGCGCAGGGCGGACCGCGTCGCGCAGGCGCTCGACCGGCGCGGTATCGCATCGCGCGGCCTCCTGGCGGCCCGCCTCGTCGCCCGTCCCGGATGGGAGGGGGTCATCGATCGGCTCGCGTCGGCGGAGCTCGCCGCGGTCCTCGTCGCCGGCGCACCCGAAGAAGCGGCCCGCCGCCTGCGCGAGGAGGGAGTCGGCGGCGCCGTCGTCGGAGAAGAATGGCCGGCTCCCGCAGGCTCTTCGGAATGGCAGCGTGTCCTCGAGAATTTCGCGGACCTCTCGCCCGCCCTTCGCTCCGCCCTTCCCGCCGCCGTGTTCGTCGAGACGGCCGAAGAGGCGGCCGACGGGGCGCGCCGGAACCCGGGACTGTTGCACGCCGCCCGGTCGGGCGAGATCGCTCGCGGCGCGCTTCTCCGGGTACCTTCCCCGCGCCCGGAGCAGGCGGGACTCCTCTCGCTCCACCGGGAGATCGAGGAAGCCCGCCGGGCGCGCGCCGACCGAGAGGCGTCGCTCGCGTGTTGCGAGGAGAACCTCGCGCGGGAGCGCGAACGGCGCGCCGCGCTCGAAGGAGAGGTGGCGACCCTCGCCGACGTCCGGCGCGCCGCGGAGTCCTCGCTCGCCGCGCATTCGGCGCGGCTCGCGGAGCGGCGCGACGACCGCGCCCGAAAGCTCCAGGAAATCGAGACGCTCCGCGCCGAGGACGAGATCCTCGCGTCCGAGGCGGCGGGGCTTTCGGCGCGCCGCGCCGAGACCACGGAGCGCGAGCGCGCCCTCGAAGTCGCCGAGGCGGAGATCCGGTCACGGATCGAGGCGGCCGCCGCCGAGCTCGCCGCGGCCCGTCCGGAGATCGCGAGCTCGCTCGAGAGCGAAGCCGCGGCGCGCGAGTCGCTCGAGGGCGCGCGCGAGCGGCTCGCGTCCGTCGAGCGCGAGAGCCTGGCGCTCGCCGCTCACGAGGAGGTCGCGCAGCGGCGGCGCAACGAGTGGGACCGCGAATCCGAGGCGCTGGCGGCACGGCAGGAGACCGCCCGCCGGGAAGCGGAGCAGGCGCGGACCCGCCGCGACGTCAACGTGCTCGCGCGGGAGGCTTCCGCGCGGACGGCGGAAGCCGCCTCGATCGAGTCCGACCGTCTCTCCGTCGCCGCCGCCGACGCCGAGGACGCCGTCCGCCGGGTGCGCGCGATCTTCGACGACGCGCGCCAGAAGCGCTTCGACGCCGAGATCCTGTTTTCGCGCGTTTCGTCGGATCTCCAGCATGCCGTCGAGTCGACGGGGCGGGAGTTCGGAGTCTCCCCCGAGGCGCTGCCGCCCGACCCGGGCGTCGACGCGGAAGCGCGCGGCGCGCTCGAAACGGAGGCCGCCGAGCTCGCCGACCAGATCGAGAAGATGGGACCCGTCAACGTGCTCGCGTTCGAGGAATACCGGGAGCAGAGCGAACGGCTCACGTTCCTGACGACCCAGAAGGCCGATCTCGAGACCTCGATCGCCTCGCTCATGGACACGATCCGGAAGATCAACGCGACGTCTTCGGAGCG is a window from the Thermoanaerobaculia bacterium genome containing:
- the smc gene encoding chromosome segregation protein SMC, giving the protein MTSANLPLMFHLERLEISGFKSFNESAQLTFPGAITAVIGPNGCGKSNICDAVAWALGEQSARVLRGEKMDDVIFNGSGKRRPLGMAEVTLTLKSRNGDFPETDGRVAIGRRVYRDGEGEYFLNGKRVRLKDVQDVIFGTGLGVRAYSIIEQGKIDQVLSSKPQDRRKLIEEAAGITKYKARKRAAELKLEETRANLTRLSDIVSEVDRACASLKRQASKAERYKERTELLREKRLLLARLTFDALSEESRQASAALAERRDEEAAAAADLAACEAAEAESRRLAIDARARREQAREELAAITSAVERDDAAIEAARRAEIEIAARREAVARDSDQLARESAARSETRRRLEEERGARRAEFDSAEIGKRTASQRRRVAEERMAAIEGGLDAARQELAGATAERAQARNARHEIDLALERTAAARSRLGEAAGRLEAAVAALDGELAAAESDERERAESARAAAAAFEETEARLRETAARVASLEEERGRAREEIAVLEQRAEALEHAREDRERRADRVAQALDRRGIASRGLLAARLVARPGWEGVIDRLASAELAAVLVAGAPEEAARRLREEGVGGAVVGEEWPAPAGSSEWQRVLENFADLSPALRSALPAAVFVETAEEAADGARRNPGLLHAARSGEIARGALLRVPSPRPEQAGLLSLHREIEEARRARADREASLACCEENLARERERRAALEGEVATLADVRRAAESSLAAHSARLAERRDDRARKLQEIETLRAEDEILASEAAGLSARRAETTERERALEVAEAEIRSRIEAAAAELAAARPEIASSLESEAAARESLEGARERLASVERESLALAAHEEVAQRRRNEWDRESEALAARQETARREAEQARTRRDVNVLAREASARTAEAASIESDRLSVAAADAEDAVRRVRAIFDDARQKRFDAEILFSRVSSDLQHAVESTGREFGVSPEALPPDPGVDAEARGALETEAAELADQIEKMGPVNVLAFEEYREQSERLTFLTTQKADLETSIASLMDTIRKINATSSERFAEAFAAINTHFAELFQRLFRGGSAQMRLLDENDLLDSGIEITAQPPGKRNQSILLLSGGEKAMTAIALLMGIFKYKPSPFCILDEVDAPLDDANIDRFAQLIREMSEETQFIAMTHNKRTMESADALYGVTMEEPGCSKIVSVKFD